One Tunturibacter gelidoferens genomic region harbors:
- a CDS encoding Ig-like domain repeat protein, translating into MADQNLSGIGIGSLTVMTPGEINTLSGDGCLSDGSCPTSGSTPATSSALKLPLGEATDAAGNLYISDTGNNRIRKVDPFGNVTTIAGSSEIAGFSGDGGSATTAQLSAPSTIAIDGAGNIFFADTGNNAIREISAGKILTVAGTLGSAGFGGDGHAANVALLSAPQGFAFDASGDLYIADTGNHRIRKVDTSGDISTVAGNGIAGYSGDGGAALSGQFDSPWGVDVATDGNLYIADFSNNRIRRVDAVTGILSTAAGDGTGSYTGDGGLAVNATLNGPASVVTDAAGNLYIADSENNAIRKVNHSTGLIATLAGNGTALFGGDGLNAPLAGLYKPYSVYLDGAGNLFLADRLDLRIREVSATVAALQYPTMKEGKTSAPIAQKIENDGNAPLDLTDLAALPATTNAALDFTSTDPITTSCSISLALPVDSSCILAIEFTPVSVGAPGTGVLSVTSNSGNSPVAVDLSGIVLSVDPSSTTVTSSLNAAAVGLAVTFTAHIASPNQVTGTVQFFDGATPIGIPQAVNPASDTATITTSFAVLQSHSITAVYSGDNLNAASNPNHPLIQIIEQATYLNVIPTANPEVEFSQLTFNATVSGWTTAPSGNITFTDGITSIGSATLNGNGVASFQVPSLAVGQHNITAVFPGDANDFTSHYSFVQTISLAPSSTTLSTSNAVAQFATPITFTATVTGVSSSTPTGSVAFKDGTITLATVSLSGLGVAAYVNSTLVAGTHTITAVYLGDADYATSTSTQIITETIAQTATSTMLSASATSSISGRPVTLTATVTASTGSHKPTGMINFMDGNIVLGTSPLNNGMVSLTTSSLEVGTDNITAIYSGDSNDTTSRSGLLAITILQAPTTTTLISSQSPVPTLTALVITATVSNGGANNPTGLITFSEDSVLIGVGKLDGAGIATISIPSLAAGSHTFVASYAGDSLDIPSNSVPFTQDVQLRPTTDTLSTSATSLTGGQQLTLISVIRSTGSAPSTGLTGNVSFLSGNITLASAPIDATGVATVTVLLPGTSATISSTYNGDANYAASSATPTPVTIGPPPDFIIQATPTSWQMQSKQSLTVKLMLTSVKSFADSFSLGCLGLPKNATCTFSQDKPNLEAGSVQSVDVTVDTGTPLLGGTEARAESRSVSRGIFACFLPGCVLFGLLGSRVRRFRSIGLVLLLMGVLGLTSALSGCGSIENNGTTPGTYNFMINATSQTGVSHFVNMTMTITQ; encoded by the coding sequence ATGGCTGACCAAAACCTCTCCGGCATCGGGATTGGTTCCCTGACCGTCATGACGCCAGGCGAGATCAACACTCTTTCCGGAGATGGTTGTTTGAGTGATGGATCCTGTCCTACTAGCGGCAGCACCCCCGCCACCTCCTCGGCGCTTAAGCTGCCTCTTGGCGAAGCGACTGATGCTGCGGGGAATCTCTACATCTCTGATACGGGGAATAATCGCATTCGCAAGGTCGATCCTTTTGGCAATGTCACTACGATTGCGGGCAGCAGTGAGATCGCCGGTTTCAGCGGCGACGGCGGTTCCGCGACGACGGCTCAGCTCAGTGCTCCATCTACGATCGCAATCGACGGCGCAGGAAACATCTTTTTTGCCGACACTGGCAATAATGCAATCCGGGAGATCAGTGCCGGCAAGATCTTGACAGTCGCAGGAACTCTCGGCAGCGCTGGATTCGGCGGAGACGGGCATGCCGCAAACGTTGCCCTGCTCTCAGCACCACAGGGATTCGCCTTTGACGCCTCCGGAGATCTTTATATCGCCGACACGGGTAATCACCGCATTCGCAAAGTGGATACATCTGGTGACATCTCAACCGTTGCCGGGAACGGGATCGCGGGATACTCCGGAGACGGGGGCGCTGCTCTGTCTGGCCAGTTTGATTCGCCCTGGGGAGTTGACGTCGCGACCGATGGCAATCTTTATATCGCCGACTTCAGCAACAACCGAATCCGCAGAGTCGATGCGGTTACAGGCATTCTCTCAACCGCCGCTGGGGATGGCACGGGAAGCTATACGGGTGACGGAGGCTTGGCTGTCAATGCGACCCTCAATGGTCCGGCTAGCGTGGTCACCGACGCCGCGGGCAATCTTTATATAGCCGACTCGGAGAATAATGCGATTCGAAAAGTGAACCATAGCACAGGGCTGATCGCGACTCTCGCCGGCAATGGAACGGCTCTCTTTGGCGGCGACGGTCTTAACGCGCCCCTAGCCGGACTCTACAAACCGTATTCGGTTTATCTTGATGGCGCCGGAAATCTATTTCTCGCCGATCGGCTTGACCTCCGCATTCGTGAGGTAAGTGCGACCGTCGCCGCACTCCAATATCCAACGATGAAGGAAGGCAAGACCTCCGCCCCGATCGCTCAGAAGATTGAAAACGATGGAAACGCGCCGCTCGATTTGACGGACCTTGCTGCACTGCCGGCTACCACGAATGCTGCCCTCGACTTCACTTCAACGGATCCGATCACGACAAGTTGTTCCATCTCTCTTGCTCTCCCGGTCGACAGCAGCTGCATTCTTGCTATCGAGTTCACTCCGGTTAGTGTTGGCGCTCCAGGGACAGGTGTCCTGTCTGTAACTTCCAACTCGGGTAACAGCCCTGTTGCAGTTGATCTTAGCGGCATAGTTCTCTCCGTAGACCCGAGTTCTACGACGGTTACCTCCAGTCTCAATGCGGCTGCGGTAGGGCTCGCCGTCACATTCACCGCGCACATTGCTAGTCCGAATCAAGTCACTGGAACGGTTCAATTCTTCGACGGGGCAACTCCCATTGGCATTCCTCAAGCCGTAAACCCCGCCTCGGACACAGCAACCATCACGACGTCGTTTGCCGTCCTTCAATCACACAGCATCACTGCAGTCTACAGCGGTGACAACCTCAATGCCGCCAGCAACCCCAATCATCCGCTTATTCAGATCATCGAGCAGGCTACTTATCTCAACGTAATCCCCACGGCAAATCCAGAGGTCGAATTTTCCCAGTTGACCTTCAATGCGACCGTTTCCGGTTGGACGACTGCGCCGAGCGGTAACATCACTTTCACCGATGGCATCACTTCTATCGGGTCTGCCACACTGAACGGCAATGGGGTGGCCTCATTCCAAGTTCCCTCGCTCGCAGTTGGTCAGCACAACATTACCGCAGTCTTTCCGGGCGACGCGAATGACTTCACCAGCCACTATTCGTTTGTCCAGACCATCAGTTTGGCTCCAAGTTCAACAACTTTGAGCACGAGCAATGCGGTCGCTCAGTTTGCCACCCCCATCACGTTTACCGCAACTGTTACCGGAGTCAGCTCCTCGACGCCCACCGGCAGCGTGGCCTTCAAAGATGGCACGATCACCCTTGCTACCGTTTCCCTTAGTGGACTTGGAGTAGCAGCGTACGTCAATTCGACCCTTGTGGCCGGCACACATACGATTACCGCCGTGTATCTGGGTGACGCGGATTATGCCACGAGCACCTCGACGCAGATCATTACGGAGACAATCGCACAGACGGCCACCTCCACCATGCTCTCAGCGAGCGCGACCAGTTCCATCTCTGGCCGACCTGTAACCCTCACGGCAACAGTAACGGCAAGTACTGGAAGCCATAAACCCACGGGCATGATCAATTTCATGGATGGGAATATCGTTCTCGGGACAAGCCCGCTCAATAACGGAATGGTCTCCCTCACTACCTCGAGCCTGGAAGTGGGGACCGATAACATCACCGCTATCTATAGCGGTGATTCGAACGATACGACCAGTAGGTCCGGCTTGCTCGCAATAACGATCCTGCAGGCTCCCACGACCACAACTCTCATTTCCAGCCAGAGTCCAGTGCCGACCCTAACTGCTCTCGTCATCACCGCAACTGTCTCCAACGGTGGCGCAAATAATCCTACGGGGCTCATCACATTTTCGGAAGACTCGGTCTTGATCGGGGTTGGCAAGCTCGACGGCGCCGGAATCGCCACGATCTCAATTCCATCCCTGGCCGCTGGCTCTCATACTTTTGTCGCGAGCTACGCCGGGGATTCGCTGGACATTCCGAGCAACTCGGTTCCCTTCACTCAAGACGTACAGCTACGTCCAACCACGGATACGCTAAGCACATCGGCAACCTCGTTGACCGGCGGCCAACAGCTCACGCTGATCTCAGTGATCCGCTCGACAGGTTCAGCTCCCTCTACCGGGCTAACGGGGAACGTCTCCTTTTTGTCAGGGAACATTACGCTTGCTTCCGCGCCGATCGATGCTACTGGCGTCGCGACTGTGACGGTGCTCCTCCCAGGAACGAGCGCCACGATTTCCTCGACGTACAACGGCGACGCCAACTATGCCGCATCCTCTGCTACGCCGACGCCGGTCACCATCGGGCCACCACCCGATTTCATTATTCAGGCGACTCCAACGTCATGGCAAATGCAAAGCAAACAAAGTCTTACTGTGAAACTGATGTTGACATCTGTCAAGAGCTTTGCCGATTCGTTTTCTCTTGGATGCCTTGGCCTGCCAAAGAATGCCACCTGCACCTTCTCTCAAGATAAGCCAAACCTGGAAGCCGGTAGCGTCCAATCAGTCGATGTGACCGTCGATACCGGCACCCCATTGCTTGGTGGAACGGAGGCCCGAGCTGAAAGCCGCTCCGTTTCGCGGGGAATCTTTGCCTGCTTCCTTCCAGGTTGCGTTCTCTTCGGGCTCCTAGGTTCTCGCGTTCGTCGTTTCCGATCCATCGGGCTTGTTCTTCTGCTGATGGGAGTCTTAGGTCTTACCTCTGCTCTCTCCGGATGTGGAAGCATCGAGAATAACGGGACTACTCCTGGAACCTACAACTTCATGATCAATGCCACCAGTCAGACGGGCGTCTCCCATTTCGTCAACATGACAATGACGATCACCCAATAG
- a CDS encoding HipA family kinase — protein sequence MSFIEFYSLYKEEHPCSTVFLSANKYIRKMKGGSQSILVQCDDNRFYVVKMAGNPQGPNVVANEFLGSVIAGAVGLPVAESMLIHLSDHFIDSDPDIWFELPSERKRPDAGLHFGSLPVGQPWSTTAIRAHQSLENQLHYKS from the coding sequence TTGAGTTTCATCGAGTTTTATTCCCTCTATAAAGAAGAGCACCCTTGTTCTACTGTTTTTCTCTCTGCTAACAAATACATTCGGAAGATGAAAGGTGGTTCTCAATCAATCCTGGTTCAGTGCGACGACAATCGTTTCTACGTCGTAAAAATGGCTGGCAACCCGCAGGGGCCTAATGTCGTGGCCAATGAGTTTCTGGGTAGCGTCATCGCAGGCGCAGTTGGACTTCCTGTAGCTGAAAGTATGTTGATTCACCTGTCCGATCACTTCATCGATAGTGACCCAGACATCTGGTTTGAACTCCCCTCGGAAAGAAAGCGCCCCGACGCCGGCTTGCATTTTGGAAGCCTGCCGGTGGGCCAACCCTGGTCCACAACGGCCATCAGAGCACATCAGTCCCTCGAGAATCAACTCCATTACAAATCATGA